In a genomic window of Amphiprion ocellaris isolate individual 3 ecotype Okinawa chromosome 13, ASM2253959v1, whole genome shotgun sequence:
- the rpl26 gene encoding 60S ribosomal protein L26, translating into MKLNPFVTSSRRKNRKRHFNAPSHIRRKIMSSPLSKELRQKYNVRSMPIRKDDEVQVVRGHYKGQQIGKVVQVYRKKYVIYIERVQREKANGTTVHVGIHPSKVVITRLKLDKDRKKILERKAKSRADGKEKGKYKEETIEKMQE; encoded by the exons ATGAAGCTGAATCCATTTGTAACATCCTCCCGCCGCAAGAACCGCAAAAGGCACTTCAATGCCCCCTCACACATCAGGAGGAAGATCATGTCTTCCCCCCTGTCCAAGGAGCTCCGCCAGAAGTACAACGTGAGGTCCATGCCCATCCGCAAAGATGACGAAGTTCAG GTCGTCCGTGGACACTACAAAGGCCAGCAGATTGGCAAAGTAGTCCAGGTCTACAGGAAGAAGTACGTCATCTACATCGAGCGTGTGCAGAGAGAGAAGGCCAACGGAACCACAGTCCATGTCGGCATCCACCCCAGCAAG gtGGTCATCACCAGGCTAAAGCTGGACAAGGACCGCAAGAAGATCCTGGAGCGCAAGGCCAAGTCTCGCGCCGATGGAAAGGAGAAGGGCAAATACAAGGAGGAGACCATTGAGAAGATGCAGGAGTGA